The genomic region GGCCTTCAAGATGGCCGGGCTCACCCCCGACGACGTCGACGTGGCCGAACTCCACGACATGTTCACCATCCTCGAGTTCCTCCAGATGGAAGGCCTCGGCTTCGCCGGACAGGGTGAGGCGTGGGAACTCGTCGAGGAGGGCTACACCGAGATGGACGGCGAACTACCCATCAACACCTCGGGCGGTCTCAAGTCGAAGGGACACCCACTCGGTGCCAGCGGTGTCGCACAGGGCTACGAGATATACAAACAGGTCGTCGGCGACGCCGGCGAGCGACAGATCGACGACGCCGAGGTCGCGCTGGCGTGTAACGTCGGCGGCTTCGGGAACTGTGTCATCACCACCATCATGGAGGCAGCACAATGACGATGGACGCCTACCAGTACGAGGACGGAACGATTCAGTACCCCGGCCACCCCATCGGCCCGGGTGGACAGGAACCGGTCGGCACGGTCGACCTGAGCGAGTACACCGCGGAGATAATCACGTGGACGGTCAGCGCGGCCACGCCGCCGGGCGTCCGCGCCCCGAACCCGCTCGCCATCGTCGAGTTCGACGTCGACGGCCAGTCGGTCCGCGCCATCGGCCAGCTCACGACGGACGAGGTCGAGACCGGCGACAAGGTCGAGCCGGTGTACGTCGAGGAACTCCGCGACCCGGACGCGGGCATCCGCGAGCCCGCGAGCCAGGACTGGGACGGCTACCGGTTCGAACCGGTCTGATCGGTCGAGTCCGACCGGTCAACCCAGGGTAATCGAGTTCGGGCGGTCAACCCTGCGTAATCGAGAACGGAAAATCGAGTCTGCGTCGAGGCATCCTGGACACCACTCGGCTGCACGACTACTTCTGTACGAACGTCGGTTGCGGGACCTGCCAGTCGATATCGACGAGCCGCCGCGGGGTTCCGCGAGCGCCCCGGCGGCTCACTATCTCGAAGGTGCGGTTCTCGCTCTCCGGCGTGAACAGCGCGGCAGCCATAATCTCGGCCACGTCCCTGCGAGGGATGGTCCCAGAGACGGTGTCGCCGCCCTCGCCGACGAGTACGTCACCCCGCGCAGGCGCGTTGGTCAGTCCGCCGGGTCGCAGGATGGTGTACGCCAGTCCGGACTGGCGCAGGTGTCGCTCGGAACGGTCCTTCGCGTCCAGCACCCGGCCGAGGAGCAGTCTGAACGGGAACGGCATCTTGGGCTCCGAGGTGCCGACACCGATGGACGACTCGTAGACGAACCGCTCGACACCCGCCTCGGCAGCCGCATCGACGAGGTTGATGACGCCCTCGCCGTCGACGAGGTCACCGCCGAAGAACAGCTTCGGCCCCGGCGCGGTCCCGACGGCACAGACGACCGCATCGACCCCCTCGACGGCCATCGCGGCGTCGTCGGGGTACAGCAGGTCGCCGACCACGACTTCGTCTGCGCCCTGGATTCGAAGGGTCTCGACCGTCTGTGGCGAGCGAGTGAGCGCGCGGACCCTTATGCCCGCATCGAGGAGTACGTCGAGGAGTTCGCGGCCGGTTCCGCCGCTCGCACCGGCGACGAGGACAGTCAGCTCTGCTGGGTTCATACCACTATAGACGGTCTCCTGGGGTATCTGGTTTGTGCGCGCACAGTACGGGTCGCAGGTCGCACACGCTACCGGACGCGACCGGTGCAGGTCAGGTAGAGACCAGTTCGGTGACGAACTTCGTGGTGACGTACTCCAGCAGGTCCAGCACGTCTGCGATGCCTGCCTGCTCGGAGACGACCGCCGGAATCCCGATATCGCCGGAGAGTAGTCGCCCGGACTCAGCCTCGAGGAGTAGTCGCCCGGACTCGGACTCCAGGGCGGTCTACAGCAGCGACAGCGTCAGCATCAGCATCAGCGGTTTTCGTCACCCTCGTCGGAGCTCCCGCCGTCGGGTGAGTCGTCGGTATCTGTGGTGTCGCCCCCGTCGGCGTCGTTGTTTTGGGCTGCGTCGTCAGGATGGACTGCGTCGTCGGGGTGGGAGGAACTGTCGGCTCCGGTGTCCTCCCCATCGGCGGTCGCTTCGTCGTCGTCGTTCCCGTACCGTTCTTTCAGCGTCTCGAGTTCGGCGTCGACGTCTATCTCGATAGGTTCGTCCGTCTCGTCTGTGTCAGCGTCCTTCGCCTCGTCTTCACCGGCGGATTCCGTCCCGTCGTGGACGTCGGCTGCGTCCGTGGAGTCACCGCCGTCCCTGCGCGAATCGTACTCGTCGAGCGAGTGGTCCTCGCGTCGAGCCCCGCTAATCTCGCGCTGTATCTCCTCACGCAGCGACCGGGCTTCTTCGAGGATGCCCGCGGCCGTCTCGTTCTCGGGGAGTTCGGTGCCTTCGAGGACGGACTGGAGCTCGGTCAGGGCGTCGCTGACCCGGCTCAGGGTCTCGCGGCTGACGGATTCCGCGCGGGAGCGTGCAGAGTCACCGGCTTTCCGGCCGCGCTCGCTGGCCCGGCGACCGCCCTCTGCGAGCCGGATGGCCCGCTGGAGCGCCTCGAGGAGCTTGATGTTGGTCTCGAGGATGGCGATGGTAGCAGGGATGGCGACCTCGTCCGCGAACTCCATGAACTCCCGCGGTGTGGGGGGCCGAGGGATACCGAGCGGGCCGCGGGGAGGACGTGGGCCGCGGCGGTCGAGTTCGGCACGTAACTCGCGGAGTTCTCGGGCGAGCGCTGCAGCGTCGTCTGCCAGCTCGCGGTCGTCCGGGGAATCGCTCATACCCTCCCGTTCTCGCGTAAGCGACAAAAACTGCACGACAGGCGACCCCGGCCCACGGAGTACCGCGTTTCGCGCAGTGACATCGGCGAGACAGGTCGAACGGGCCGATTCGTCGCAGAAGATGACACTGGTCCAACATTGTTGGAAGTCCGGATAGCATCTAGAAACGCGGGGGTTCGGACGATGACGGGTTATTATCCTAAACCGCCAGCCACAATATTTATTATATACTATTTCGTCTTTTGTGAAAGAATGAGGACCGAGCACGGTGGGGGCGTCCCGGAGTCCACGGCGTTCGCCCAGACACTGTCGGCGCTCAAGGAGGACGGGAGCAGCATCCTCCTGGTCGGTCGCACGAGTTCGCAGGCACACAAGGGTGCCTGCCGCCGACTCATGGGCGACGACGGCGACGAGCCACGCCAGCGCCTCTACGTGTATACCCTCGACAACGAGAGCTGCGGCCACGGGCCGGACGCCACCACCGTCGGCAGCACGAAACTCGTCAGCCAGGTGACCGAGGACGGCACCTCGTCCAGCCCTGCAGTCGGCCCGGACGTGGACGAGACCATCGTCCGCCCGGAGCTCCTGAGTACGCTCGGCACCGAGGTCATCGATGCCATCGACGACCTCGCCGAGGACGACCCCACACCGGGGGAGTTGCGACTCTGTTTCGACTCGGTCACACCGCTCCTTCGCGAACACAAATCACAGAACGTCTTCCGCCTTCTCCACATGGTCACGTCCCGAATCAGGCAGGAGCAAGGGATGGGTCACTTCCACCTGCCACTCGACCGTGACAGCGACTACGTCAGGTTACTCGAACCCCTGTTCGATGCCGTCGTCGAGGTCCGCCGCGACGAGGAGACCGAGACGCTCGAACAACGCTGGCACCTCCGGGACCGCGACGCCGACAGCGGCTGGATTCCACTCTGAGCCGGCGAAGTTGCACGGGGGGCCGGGAGCTGCTTACGCGTTCGCTTCGATGAGGTCGACGAGCGCCGACTTCTCCTGCACGCCGACGAGTCGCTCGACGAGTTCGCCGTCAGCGTAGAGGAACAGCGTCGGAACGCCGCGGATACCCTCTCCCTGGGCGAGCGACTGGAGTTCGTCGATGTCGACCTTGGCGACCACACCGGCGGTCTCCTCGGCGATCTCGGCGACGATCGGCTCCAGCATCTTGCACGGGCCACACCAGTCGGCGTAGAAGTCCACGAGGACCACGTCGTGCTCGGCGACCAGCTCCTGCAGGTGGCTCTCGCTCTCGACGTGAACCGGTTCCGACGGCGACCCGACGTCACGCGACTCCTCGGTATTTCCGGCTTGAACGTCTTCGTGGCCATCAGATTCACTCATACCCCGTGCTAAGCAGAGTCGTGGTATAACCGTTTCTCGCGGTGTCGGTGGGGTCGCACGACCGTTCGCAGGTGTCCTTTATGTACGTTACAGCGCTCGATATCGAGCGAACCACTATGTCGAGACTCCTCGTACGCGTGATAAGAAGTACCTATGGTCGAAGCCTCGGTGGAGCTGTTGGCGAGTATCGCCGTCACCGTCCT from Haloarchaeobius sp. HME9146 harbors:
- a CDS encoding OB-fold domain-containing protein — protein: MTMDAYQYEDGTIQYPGHPIGPGGQEPVGTVDLSEYTAEIITWTVSAATPPGVRAPNPLAIVEFDVDGQSVRAIGQLTTDEVETGDKVEPVYVEELRDPDAGIREPASQDWDGYRFEPV
- a CDS encoding SDR family oxidoreductase is translated as MNPAELTVLVAGASGGTGRELLDVLLDAGIRVRALTRSPQTVETLRIQGADEVVVGDLLYPDDAAMAVEGVDAVVCAVGTAPGPKLFFGGDLVDGEGVINLVDAAAEAGVERFVYESSIGVGTSEPKMPFPFRLLLGRVLDAKDRSERHLRQSGLAYTILRPGGLTNAPARGDVLVGEGGDTVSGTIPRRDVAEIMAAALFTPESENRTFEIVSRRGARGTPRRLVDIDWQVPQPTFVQK
- the trxA gene encoding thioredoxin; its protein translation is MSESDGHEDVQAGNTEESRDVGSPSEPVHVESESHLQELVAEHDVVLVDFYADWCGPCKMLEPIVAEIAEETAGVVAKVDIDELQSLAQGEGIRGVPTLFLYADGELVERLVGVQEKSALVDLIEANA